One Spinacia oleracea cultivar Varoflay chromosome 4, BTI_SOV_V1, whole genome shotgun sequence DNA segment encodes these proteins:
- the LOC110806136 gene encoding sm-like protein LSM5, with translation MSSNNPSQLLPSELIDRCIGSKIWVIMKGDKELVGTLRGFDVYVNMVLEDVTEYEITAEGRRITKLDQILLNGNNIAILVPGGSPDAE, from the exons ATGTCGTCAAACAATCCATCCCAGCTCCTCCCCTCAG AGTTGATAGACAGATGCATAGGCTCTAAGATTTGGGTGATTATGAAGGGTGATAAGGAGCTTGTTGGTACTCTTCGAGGTTTCGATGTCTATGTTAACATGGTGCTTGAAGATGTTACTGAATA TGAAATAACTGCTGAAGGACGAAGAATCACAAAACTTGATCAGATTCTGCTAAATGGAAACAACATTGCCATT TTGGTTCCTGGTGGTTCGCCTGATGCAGAATGA
- the LOC110806143 gene encoding uncharacterized protein isoform X2, with protein sequence MSNVVDTLTKKKEVDSIIRDTIDKVLILRFGRSSDTVCLQLDDILAKSARDVSKFASIALVDIDSEDVQMYVKYFDITFIPSTIFFFNAHHMKMDSGTADHTKWIGAFHKKQDFIDVVEAQQRKTAAAQLQQQHHCSKESR encoded by the exons ATGAGCAACGTTGTGGATACGCTGACGAAGAAGAAAGAGGTGGACTCCATAATCAGAGATACCATCGACAAAGTACTCATCCTCCGCTTCGGCCGATCTTCCGATACCGTTTGTCTTCAACTCGACGATAtc TTGGCTAAATCGGCTCGTGATGTCTCCAAATTTGCTAGTATTGCATTGGTTGATATTGATTCAGAGGACGTGCAGATGTATGTCAAGTACTTTGACATCACATTCATACCTTCAACAATCTTTTTCTTTAATGCGCACCATATGAAGATGGATTCTGG GACTGCTGATCACACTAAATGGATAGGAGCATTTCACAAAAAACAGGATTTTATTGATGTTGTCGAG GCGCAACAGAGAAAAACAGCAGCAGCACAACTCCAACAACAACACCACTGCAGCAAGGAGAGCCGTTAG